The sequence ACTTGGCTCTAATGCCAATTCCAGGTCATTCAGTTTACGAGTACGAATCTGATCCTAATGCGTGCCATTCCAGTGAAATGCAACAGGTTCAGCATTCAATCACATGATCTAAAAAGTCACTTTAAATCCCTCTTTTTTTTAGACTGAATAAAACGAATACTTATTTCTCAAAATATGGTGAGGTAAAATAGTTATTAAATTGGACACTAATTGCTACTCTGATTCTTTAACAACATATCAATTCAAATGATATTGATTTTCAAAAGATCTTTGTAGCAGAGATCATGGCATAGAAAATTAAGAGGACTCCAGTCAGGGAAATAGTGAAGAGGGGCAGAAATTAAGTTGTGGATGTAAAATGACATTCCTGGTACTGGAAAATGTGACAAGGGGTGTTGCACAGAAATCTGTATTGGGCCATGTCTGTTTAGTACATATATATAAATATTCCGAACTTCGGAAATAGAGAAAGAAGATTGGAATTTACTGCATGCATCAAATTTGGGGTATAGAAAACTGTGACAATGACTATGAAATGTTGTAGTGGAGACAAAAAAGTCATCAAGAATACAAATAGGTGAGTTTGAATGTAGAGaaatgtaagtaaaacattttgAAAGTAATAATTGGGAAAGGATGTaccattttaaaagttaaaattttaaatgaTGTAGAGGAACAGGTGATCTTGGTTTGCATTGGTCATGGTCATTCGGATGAATAGCAGAAGTGGAAAAGGTCATTAAACAAAATGGCAACTGCAATCCATGTTTTGTATCCagaggtttaacctggtgttgttaaacttcttactgtgtttaccccagtccaacgccggcatctccacatcttgtatcCAGAGGCACAGGGCTGGATTCGGAGCAGTATTAGACTTCCATCTATGCCGTGTTATAGGCAGATGACCATGTATTGTGGTCATatggtcattccttcactgttgctgagttaaaatcctggagtgcctttctaacagcactctgggtatacccacaccacatgcaccgcagcgattcaagaaggcgattCACtaacaccttctcatgggcaattaggaatggacaacaaatcatggcctagccagcaatgcccacatcccacaaacgtTGTGTTAGAAaattctctgttttttttttgtttaagctTCTATGTTCTTTAGGAAGTACTCATATGTTAAATTACATACTATTGTTCAACTTTTGAAAACTGGGTTATATCCAAGCCTGTTTGATTAAATAGAGATGTCTCCCTGGTTGACGATAAGATCCTACATGTGAACTTGGCTTGGGTAATCTGAATTTCTCAGCAACTCCATTTCTATGGGTGTTTCCATTTCTGGTATCAACCAGTCTAACGGCTTTTCAGAGTGAGGTTGTTAGATAATGCCAGTTGTACTGAGTTTGGTATAGTCAGTTGCTACCGATTATCTTCATCAAGAACTGGACTGAAAATCTGAGAAGGTCCTTTTCGTTTTGGACCTTACATCGGTATAGGCGTTTGTATAGAGAACTGGGAACAACTGCTACAGAATAGTGATGTTATGGACTAATGAACCTCCAAAACAATGCAATCCTGTCCTTTGCATAACCAACTAAATCATGGCATGCAAGTGTGCAGCTTATGTTGGGTGGAGCTTTGAACAGTCCAATGAGAATGGAATAATGGATAAATAAAAAGTGGAACCTAGAACTGCTGCTCTCAAATAAGACTTCAACACTACAATGACTTCAGTTATTCATAGTGCAACAGATATTAAACCAACAGTCCTTCACATTCTAACAAATACTAAACCTCCAGTTCACAGAAAAATACTGCTTGGTAACCGGTTTGTTAAATGAGAGTCAGTGAGGAAACAAGGACTACTTTCTGTTCAAAATTTTTTTTGCAAGTATGCAAAACATGAACCCTTTCCTACCATGCTTAATAAAATCACCAACAATGCATTAGAGTTGACAGTGTCTCAAAATTCCAAATGTTGCCTGCAAGATGGTGCCCATGAGAAAGCAGAGTGATCCTCATCCAATCAATCTGTATTAAAACTTGAACagaaattccagaggtgaagggTCATTATAATCCCCTCTTTTTAAAAGTACTGACATTTCAAATTCAATTAACCCAAAGAGTCAGGAATTCCTCCAAAAATGTACTGGAGTTGAAATTTTAGGCATTCATAGCTGTTCAACGATTTCACAATTGAAGAATAACATTTACTCCATGATCTCTAGGACTAAAACATTCATCTTCCAGAACCCTTTTGTGAATGTTATTTCTGTAATAGTTGTCATTACTAATAAACTCTTTAATCGGGCATGTACCTGTTTTGAATATATTGTCCCAAGCTTCTGTGTGGTCCTTCCATGTCTTTGTATTAAAGCTTTTATGGAGCCCAACTGGTGTCACCATCATCTTACCAAATGTATTCATCATCTGAGATATTCAGGAAGTAAAAAGAATGTCTGGTCATGTGCAGATTGTACACAGGGAAATAAATGCATCCTTTAAAAATGAAATTAGCTCCTCTTCATTGTGTTGTATTCAGttctttctgttttaaatcagtttttcctgcttttaaaattaattatttatttgaatCAAAAAATCGACAAGATATTTCCTCCGGTAAGAAAGGTGTGGGTGAAGAATTTATTCTGTCAGATGTATCAGGCCAACAGAGATTTGGTCTTTCAGTCAACAATCATTTTTTTTACATTCCACTTTTTCGTGGGATGCTCattaatctctattcctgcaCAGGGGGCTAGttagctggacggctggtttgtgatgcggagCAACatcaacagcacgggttcaattcccgtacggGCTGATATTGTTCATGAAGGCTccgctttctcaaccttgccccttgcctgaggtggggtgatgctcaggttaaatcaccaccagtcagctctctgccTCAAAAGGGGGGAGGGCAGCATTATCTCTTATAATTCAGAATGAAACAGAGAACACTAGAAAATCAGCATCTATAAAGAGAAAAAAAGGAATAAATGTGGGCCTTTCGCTAGAATCTgtgtttatttagattttcatcatttttatttttttcctttttttaatcaTTGTAATTGATAGCTAGCTATTACCCAAAAATAATTATACAGACTCCTGCAGAAAATTCCACTTGTTACTCGGCAAGGTATGAATTCAGTAATATGAATACTATATTGCACTGTGTAATTAGCGATCATTGGGCTAACATATGATCTGCACTAAATTCATTAGTCGCTGTTTACTTACAATTTTAATTGCCTGGATGAAGTTCAGAGATTCTTCAACTACATTTTGTTCCAGAAGGCCAAATCTTTTATCATACAACACCAAGCATATTGCTATAATTAGAAAGTTATTGATAAGTGCATAATCAATTGCCAAACATACATAACATATGAAATTGTATCTATGCGCTTTAATAAAGAACTAAAAGTAATTATTTGcaaataaatataaaattaaatATATACAACTTATTACAGAACAATTAAGAATGTGGTATCAGATGATTGGAGGAAATTTTTTTAATGCTATATGCGTACTTGTTTTTTAAAATGCTTTTCCTTAGGtctttggggtggaattttctaattctattttctaaatggggaaatgcttaggaaatcagaaacacaaagggacttgggagtccttgttcaagattctcttaagattaacgagcagtttcagtcggcagttaggaaggcaaatgcaatgttagcattcacgtcgagagggctggaatacaagagcagggatgtacctctGAGGTATATAAGGCTctgggtcagaccccatttggagtattgtgaccaTTTTTgcaccccgtatctaaggaaggatgtgctggccttggaaagggtccagaggaggttcacaagaatgatccctagaatgtaaagcttgtcgtatgaggaacagttgaggactctgggtctgtactcattccagtttaaaaggatgaggagggatctaattgaaactttcaggatattgcgaggcctggttaAAGTGGACCtggcgaggatgtttccactagtaggaaaagctagaaccagagagcacaacctcaggctaaagggacaatcctttgaaacagagatgaggaggaatttcttcagccagagagtggtcaatctgtggaactctgccacagaaggctgtggaggccaggtgtctttaagacagagatagataggtttttgattaataaagggatcaggggttatggggaaaaggctggaagatggggatgagaaaaatatcagccatgaatggcagagcaggctcaatgggctgagtggcctaattctgctcctatgtcttatggaataAAAAGTAGAGGTTAAAATCTTCCCAGAGAATTTGGCAACGAGAGGGAGGGAAAGTTGGAAGGTGAGTCAATGATCTTTTTCTTATATTTGACTATTCATCTCTGGCAATTTTTATTAGCTTGTTCCAGAGTGGCATAGGTTGGGAAATCCTTTCTACTGGGGAATGAAATGGGGAACCTAAAGCTTGGTGGCGGGGAGGGAATTATTAACAAATAGAGGGGGGATATCCATATCAAACATTTCCTTCTTTGTAACACATCTTTATAAATATAGTCAATTCTTCACAAATGTGATATGTGTCCTTATGCAACTTTTCTTTATTATTTGGTCCTTATTGAATGGTTCGAATTGAAGAGTGCAAGTCATCAAATTTACTTTAACTCCTAGAAAAAAAACTTGAATTAGGCAACAGTTTAACCCCTTGCTGACATTTTTGAGATTGCATTCTGTGGGTTAATGATAGTCACATCAACATTAACATTTTGTATGCACTTCAATGGGAACGTCCTTGATGTTTTCATGTAATCTACTGGAAGACATCTTTCCAAAAAAGAGTTAGAATACTTAAATAATCTTGACCCAATgaatttactccaatttttaaaCTGGATTTTATTCTAAAACTGGTGAACCAAACTGCTAATGAGAATTTACAACACTAAACATTTATCTTCAATAGCCCCAAGTTTTGGCGTAAACGCTTTCACAAGAACCTACTTTCAAAGGACCATTTATTCAGTTCCTGGTATAAATCATTAATCTTTCCTGTCTCGTCACGGAGTTTCTCCATTCTGCTGATGAAATCTTCCAGAACCTGAGGAACATTTAGAACAACAGAGTAAGCACACATCCTCGATTGCACCGACTCCAATGGGGAGTACCAGGAATCTGGCAATCTGACATTtgcatttctgattttgttttctgCACTTGTCTAATCGCGGCACCATATATCTCTCGCTGTTGCACGAACATAAGATAATCAGAACAGCTTTATTTACCTGTGGAGAACCAATACCGCCTTAATGCAGGCTCGGAGAacgagtctctccctcccccgggtgTATCAATATTTGTAAGGGATCTTCCGTGTAACCCATTTTTAAAACCCACTGTCTAAAAAGCTGCTGAACAGATTCACTTCACCCGCCTCCGCCCATCGGTTTGAGTTATTTCCTTCCCTGGTTGAAAGCTAATTTCTTCGCAATATTTAACCACCACTGCTGCGCCGCTATTTCGTTGGCAAAGTCCAGCTATGTTTGCGAAGCTTATCATGGGTGCTTTCCAACCTCGGCGAAGCACAGATCAGAGGCGTTGGGTTCGGCTGCACCGAAAGCAACCGCCCTTCTGTAAACAGTGTTCTGAGGAATGTCACGGATTGCACCGAGACCTGTTTACATTGGTTGAAAGGCTCGGCTTCGATTGCACGCTATATGGTACATTAATATTTCCTGTTCCAATATTTCAATCTGTGAAAAAATAAAATCGTGCTTTATTTTCAGCGTGCGTGCTTTCTGCACAGTCTTGCAGAACCCTGTGAGATGGACAGCTCTCTGATTCCTATATTACAAGGATTTGCATCGAAGCTCGCTAAAGTAAGCGCCGTAACAGGGAAAATTACAAATGTAACCCCTGCCACTATTATGACAAAGGTTTTCGTGGCACCTTTGCGCTGTTCCTTTCCCCAGAATGTCCCTTCCCCAGAATGTCCTTACCCCGTTGATTTTTCCATCCAGTTTCACCACTTCTGTCGAAATCATCAACTTTTTTTGAAATATGCTCCGTACCCTTTGCCAGTCTTTTCCTTCCCTGGTGTCAAGACAACGAAAAAAAGAAGAAACACTCAACTTTGATGCCATTGATTTGACCGCCCGCCACTGGGATTGATGGACACCGCTGTGTTAAACCTGGCAGACACTTTACTCATCGTTTTGGTCCGAAAACCTTTAACTCCCATAGAACTCTCTCTAATAGCGGCGAGTTATTTACACTGTTGGTGCTTGTGATCGCAGCCTGATGTTCAACATCTGTGAATATAGCAACTGACATTactaaggtttttttaaaaattaacttccCCTATGTGCTTACTGGGCATTATTGTTACTATCACGTTCTGCTCCCACAAGATGTGGCCAATGTTCTTGCAAGACAACCGCTGTCTTTATAACTGTCTGATAGAAGCTGGTATTCTAGCCCTAATCCTATACACatcctgggcagaattttcccatcccgtctgccACAAGAatcctgggattttctggtcttggggctagCGTGGCTGGTAACATTTGAAACAATTCCAAAGTCCTGCCATGTGTAATTTCTCAATGAAATGCACTCCATGGGAGGAATCGGACTATCATTCGGATGTGAATACTTCCACTGGTTATTGCTAACGGCACAGCTGACATGGGCTTTGCCTCTGGTACTCACAGTATGAGCAGTCCATACGCCTCGTCTCTGTAGTCCCGGTAAGCTTTCCACGGTTTAATCTCCAGACGCTGCGGGTAATTGCTCTCTTTGCGGTAAAGAGCTTCGAGCAGGCACGGAGCCCCGATGTGTACGGATTCAAATGTCCCCAATTTCATCTTAAAAATCTTCCCAAATTTCTTGTGAAATTCGACCTGTGAAAAAAGAACATACGCTTAAAAATAACGATTGGGTGGGTGGGGACACATCTGGATGACCACTTGGTGCCCAGAGTTTGGGTCCCCGTCATGCCTGTAgttatatataaaaagaaaaatagCTTCGGACAATTGAGCTAGGGATTTTGCTGCATTATTTTCTGAAATGGCAAATGACATAAATTTTTATTGCAAATCGAGCCATGGATGAAGCTAGACTTGTTTTGGTCCCAGCCCTGGATTTACCAGTGTTTTGTGCTGTTTTTGGAGCCCTCCTCTCCGGATGATCTCCAGCAGGCTGCCTAGCACGGGCCAGCTGGTGGGACCTGGGATGGAGCTGTGGCCACACGGAGCCATGGCTTTGGCTGCCACACTGCCAGCTGTCGAAAGCGGAATGCGGTGTCGCAACTTTCCCCCTTGTCTTAGAAACTGCAGGAGCCGGCTGCCGTTCTTGCTCTGCACCCGCATTTTATTTTTTGGGAAAAAATCTCAAGTGTGAACAACAGGAACAAATTCTCAGCcccctcgctgtgtgtgtgtgtgtggtgctggttTCTTACCGAATATATATAGGATACAGAGGCTTGTGTTGATCCCAGCTCCTGGCCAATCAGAAAAGGTACCTGGTTGGTGTGGCTGACAAGCCCATGGTTTCGTTTATTCTGTCGCAAACACGTGGAGAGCTAGAGCAGATTCTGGGAATCAAGTACTTGACGAGCCGCTGCGATTTGGCCCGCACCCCAATCACAACACAACAACACTGCACATTGCAGCCTCAATTCATCCTGGGCCAATCCCGAATCGTTAGAGCAAGACTGAGAGCTGGAGTGAAAACCTGATTGAGGAACAACACATCTGCAAACAAAATTAGGATGAAAGAACAGACTTTTACAAATtgctgcattttctttttttaaaatctggagccAATTTGAACATTTGGGGTACTGACAGATCTCACATCCAATCACTGATTTCTTTTCCACGAACCCTAAAATTTACACCCAAATGGTCCGCTCATATTGAGTAACATTCCTGAAAGGGACATTTCCCTCCATTTCTTTCCGCGCTCCCATTCGTTCTCAGGCTTCCTCCCCGCAGTTCCTCTGGCTGTGTCTTAATGAATCGTTTGCGCGGATGTCAGCATTCTGGAAATATTCAGGAGGGCGATCTGTAATCAGCCAGGGTGTAAATCCAGTTCAAACGCGTGCGTTTATTTTTCAATCGGATATCAAAATAGGATAATgtcgtcgtccccccccccccccccccggcacatcTCCGCCCTGTAGCCTCAGATGTGAAGCAGACATTGTGGGATGAACTCTGTAGCAGGACTTGACCAGGATCTAGGCTGGCATTGAtgataaatgaaagaaaagcCTCATCCAGCTGTTGAgccggacataaaagatcccaggacACATTTTCTAGAGGAGTGGTGATGTTGTGCCGGAGTTTGGGTTATTTTTCCTTTCAGCAGCACCTCCAGAACAGACGAACTGGTCACTTGCTGGTCCTGCTGTTGCCAGGAGGCTTGCTACTTGTTATTATTTGACTTTGGGGCGtatgatgtgttttgtgaacgAATTAACTTTCCTCATCAAAATGAGTCAGGTTTACACTTCCACGTTTGATTATCTTGTTCCTTTCCTTTCTCCTTGCTATTGTTTcgtctgctactcccccacccccgccccactcaATTCTTGGTCTTTCTCTCTTCATATTCGATTCTAATGTTGCGTTTAGCTTATCGTAACAACGAAAATGCAAGCATCCTTCCCTCCAAAAGCCATAATGTTGACCTGTCCAGCCAATGAGACTAAGTGAATCTTTCccttggtgtgtgtgtatgggcggGGGAGGATGTAATATCTCAAGAAGCCCTACTGGAAAGGAATGGTATTCAttgttaaacacaaaataaaaccAGTACTCCGTGGCGAACATACACAAGTCCCAACTttcttttaatttaaacaattcatccaaatacattacaatttATCTAGATGCATTATAAATTACATTATAATTTCACAATGATGCAAT comes from Mustelus asterias chromosome 20, sMusAst1.hap1.1, whole genome shotgun sequence and encodes:
- the cyp24a1 gene encoding 1,25-dihydroxyvitamin D(3) 24-hydroxylase, mitochondrial isoform X1 gives rise to the protein MRVQSKNGSRLLQFLRQGGKLRHRIPLSTAGSVAAKAMAPCGHSSIPGPTSWPVLGSLLEIIRRGGLQKQHKTLVEFHKKFGKIFKMKLGTFESVHIGAPCLLEALYRKESNYPQRLEIKPWKAYRDYRDEAYGLLILEGKDWQRVRSIFQKKLMISTEVVKLDGKINGVLEDFISRMEKLRDETGKINDLYQELNKWSFETICLVLYDKRFGLLEQNVVEESLNFIQAIKIMMNTFGKMMVTPVGLHKSFNTKTWKDHTEAWDNIFKTAKCHIDGRLNRHSACPANDFLSEIYNGSELSRKELYATITELQIGGVETTANSMLWAIFNLSRNPKAQDKLNEEIHHVLSKDQAPTADDIKKMPYLKACLKESMRITPSVPFTSRTLDEETVLGDYLLPKGTILMINSHALGWNEEYFDEGMQFKPERWLQDKNTINPFAYVPFGVGKRMCIGRRLAELQLQLALCWLVQRYKIVATDVDPVETLHSGILVPNREIPVAFQIR